A single window of Nitrososphaerota archaeon DNA harbors:
- a CDS encoding methyltransferase domain-containing protein, whose amino-acid sequence MSDAGQYVRLVTTGRKTGKPHPVLVRYVMYGGRMVVFPQVGTGQDWVANLERNSSLTVTGGNSRWKGQARFVRVNSLKDPVLGAFTRKYGEVEVRKRYWGQSTYVEIELLDQEPEAYDELVYSDLEAAFDGVAETYDSHIFGNPMNLWLRNRSVSLLRSLFGGGDQVVEVGCGTGTETLSLARRGVKVLACDISSRMLDVMMKKARREGLEDSVVPLHCRPYEIRSVVKGLGIEKVDGAYSTYGAVNTEPRLGAMVDGLHRLIKNDGELVLGVWNRYCMYEILGYSLRLRPSMAFARFRNPVPVGKSRFCVASNAYSVADVSAALSGYFRLKSVYGVGILLPPSNLTRYLPPQGALRFVERADVAIQGHLPWNRLGDHFLGVYSRNA is encoded by the coding sequence TTGAGCGACGCCGGGCAGTATGTGCGCCTCGTTACCACTGGGAGGAAAACGGGGAAGCCTCATCCTGTGTTAGTAAGGTACGTGATGTACGGGGGACGGATGGTCGTCTTCCCTCAGGTGGGGACCGGACAGGACTGGGTGGCAAATCTGGAACGGAATTCCTCTCTGACCGTCACAGGAGGCAACAGCCGATGGAAGGGGCAGGCAAGATTTGTGCGGGTGAACTCCTTGAAGGACCCCGTTCTTGGGGCGTTCACCAGAAAATACGGGGAGGTGGAAGTGAGGAAGCGCTATTGGGGCCAATCAACTTACGTCGAAATCGAACTTCTGGACCAGGAACCGGAAGCTTATGACGAGCTGGTCTACTCTGACCTTGAAGCCGCGTTCGACGGCGTTGCAGAGACCTACGACAGCCATATTTTTGGGAATCCGATGAATCTGTGGCTTCGGAATCGTTCCGTAAGTCTCCTTCGCAGTCTCTTCGGTGGCGGTGATCAAGTTGTTGAGGTAGGCTGCGGCACGGGCACTGAAACGCTTAGCCTAGCAAGGCGCGGCGTCAAAGTACTTGCCTGCGACATATCATCTAGAATGCTCGACGTAATGATGAAGAAGGCTCGTCGTGAGGGACTAGAGGACAGTGTTGTTCCGCTGCACTGCAGGCCGTACGAAATCAGGAGCGTCGTCAAGGGGCTTGGCATAGAGAAGGTTGACGGCGCGTATTCGACCTACGGCGCGGTCAACACTGAGCCCCGGCTTGGGGCTATGGTTGACGGTCTTCATCGGCTCATCAAGAATGATGGTGAACTCGTACTCGGCGTTTGGAACAGGTACTGTATGTACGAGATCCTCGGCTACTCTCTTAGGCTGAGGCCTTCGATGGCTTTCGCGCGATTCCGTAATCCAGTGCCAGTTGGCAAGTCGAGGTTCTGTGTCGCTTCCAACGCGTATTCGGTGGCAGACGTATCTGCGGCCCTTTCGGGCTACTTCAGGTTGAAGAGTGTCTACGGGGTCGGGATACTCCTCCCCCCATCAAACCTTACCCGGTACCTCCCTCCCCAGGGGGCGCTCCGCTTCGTGGAGCGCGCCGATGTCGCCATTCAGGGTCACCTTCCGTGGAACCGGCTCGGCGACCACTTCCTTGGAGTCTATTCCAGAAATGCGTGA
- a CDS encoding dual specificity protein phosphatase family protein, whose translation MGTGGVFLRKLRAKVTDQPTGFVWIEKCRLAGSGYPASRSQVEWIADQGIGVILTLTEDALPAAWAQGLSIVTHHIPMNDHAAPGAAALDAAVSFIRGQLEQGESVLVHCLAGEGRTGCVLAAYLIKEKKVGADEAMRTLREVKPEFVERSQEDAVRNYASTVKP comes from the coding sequence ATGGGGACCGGAGGAGTGTTCCTAAGGAAACTCAGAGCCAAGGTTACTGACCAGCCGACTGGTTTCGTTTGGATCGAGAAGTGCAGGCTCGCCGGGTCGGGCTATCCGGCTTCGAGGAGTCAGGTAGAGTGGATAGCTGATCAGGGGATAGGCGTCATACTCACTCTCACTGAAGATGCGCTGCCTGCGGCCTGGGCGCAAGGGCTTTCGATTGTCACCCATCACATTCCAATGAACGACCACGCCGCGCCAGGGGCGGCGGCTCTTGACGCGGCGGTCTCCTTCATCAGGGGTCAGTTGGAACAGGGAGAGTCTGTGCTCGTGCACTGCCTCGCGGGGGAGGGCAGGACAGGTTGCGTGCTGGCGGCTTATCTGATCAAAGAGAAGAAAGTGGGCGCCGATGAAGCAATGAGGACTCTGAGAGAAGTCAAGCCAGAATTCGTCGAACGGTCTCAGGAGGATGCTGTGCGCAACTACGCCTCGACTGTAAAGCCATAA
- a CDS encoding OB-fold nucleic acid binding domain-containing protein, which yields MNVKDLRDGMRRVDAEGEITEISDPRTVNLRTGGEARVADCMLKDETGTIKLSLWDDQIDMVKQGSKVRVTNGYTNSFRSELRLNVGKYGKLEVLES from the coding sequence ATGAACGTCAAGGATTTGCGCGATGGGATGAGAAGGGTGGACGCTGAGGGCGAGATAACCGAGATCTCCGACCCCCGCACCGTCAACCTCAGGACCGGAGGGGAGGCGAGGGTGGCTGACTGCATGCTGAAGGACGAGACCGGCACGATCAAGCTCTCACTCTGGGACGACCAGATTGACATGGTCAAGCAGGGCTCGAAGGTCAGGGTCACGAACGGCTACACCAACAGCTTCCGGAGCGAGCTCCGCCTGAACGTGGGCAAGTACGGAAAGCTCGAAGTCCTCGAAAGCTGA
- a CDS encoding UDP-N-acetylglucosamine-1-phosphate transferase has protein sequence MTPSLADAGLLTLSFLIPLLVVVVAMPAYIRYLTRSGRVADDVHKQPVTKVPLPAGPLLLAGALAGEVLVYAAFGSLVPVAVIGAAAIAFAIGLADDLYVLGGKTKPLLLLFAAAPLVLLVMVQTNLYLPALAFPIFGMTSEHFSIYTALAIVSFPVVANAFNMMDSFNGEISWFTLLATSALLFAVVLHASFASGFSLARVAATLPLLAVAAGFLIFNRFPSRVFDGDSGALMFGAMFAALAVTGGVEIAAMVAIVPAILNSFYILSSVRGFVERRTMKSRPTYMGEDGRLYASPEAGAPATLVRMLLLDGPMSERELVKAVAILTGIACVLSGVTSLMTWVL, from the coding sequence ATGACTCCGAGCTTGGCAGATGCTGGGCTCCTTACTCTCTCATTCCTGATACCTCTTCTGGTGGTCGTGGTCGCAATGCCCGCTTACATCAGGTACCTCACCCGTTCAGGCAGGGTGGCCGATGACGTGCATAAGCAGCCCGTGACGAAGGTGCCTCTGCCCGCTGGACCACTTCTCCTTGCAGGCGCCCTCGCGGGCGAAGTGCTGGTCTACGCAGCCTTCGGTTCCCTGGTCCCCGTGGCCGTCATCGGTGCAGCCGCCATCGCGTTCGCGATCGGATTGGCCGACGACCTCTACGTCCTGGGAGGGAAGACCAAGCCCCTCCTTCTTCTCTTCGCAGCGGCCCCCCTCGTACTCCTCGTGATGGTCCAGACCAACCTCTACTTGCCTGCCCTAGCCTTCCCGATATTCGGAATGACCAGCGAACACTTCAGCATCTACACCGCCCTGGCGATAGTTTCCTTCCCGGTCGTCGCCAACGCCTTCAACATGATGGACTCGTTCAACGGAGAGATCTCCTGGTTCACCCTGCTCGCGACGTCCGCCCTGCTCTTCGCCGTCGTACTGCACGCATCCTTCGCTTCCGGATTCTCGCTTGCAAGGGTCGCTGCGACCCTTCCACTGCTCGCCGTCGCCGCAGGGTTCCTCATCTTCAACAGGTTCCCATCCAGAGTCTTCGACGGGGACAGCGGGGCCTTGATGTTCGGCGCCATGTTCGCAGCCCTGGCGGTCACTGGAGGGGTCGAAATAGCGGCCATGGTGGCGATCGTTCCCGCAATTCTGAACTCCTTCTACATCCTGTCAAGCGTCAGAGGCTTTGTGGAACGGAGGACGATGAAATCCAGGCCGACCTATATGGGCGAGGACGGGCGCCTCTATGCCTCACCCGAGGCCGGAGCCCCGGCCACCCTGGTCAGGATGCTGCTGCTCGACGGCCCGATGTCAGAGAGGGAGCTGGTCAAAGCGGTGGCCATTCTCACCGGCATTGCCTGCGTGCTGTCCGGGGTCACTTCACTGATGACCTGGGTGTTGTAG
- a CDS encoding N-acetyltransferase, which translates to MKPVNFVAKDAKIGKKVKIWHFAMVGSKTVIGDNVKIGSLAHVDYDVRIGSGTKIEGSAYIPPLSRIGKNVFIGPAAVLTNDPYPPSKRMIGVRIEDGAVIGARAVIKAGVTIGKGSVVAMGAVVTKDVPPGVVVMGVPAKVAYTRKEFDARMKAWESGA; encoded by the coding sequence ATGAAGCCAGTCAACTTCGTAGCCAAAGACGCGAAGATAGGGAAGAAGGTGAAGATATGGCACTTCGCCATGGTGGGTTCGAAGACGGTGATAGGAGACAACGTGAAGATCGGGTCGCTGGCTCACGTGGACTACGACGTCCGCATAGGGAGTGGGACCAAGATTGAGGGGAGCGCCTACATCCCGCCGCTGTCGAGGATAGGCAAGAACGTGTTCATCGGACCCGCGGCCGTGCTCACCAACGACCCCTACCCGCCGAGCAAGAGGATGATTGGGGTCAGAATCGAAGACGGAGCGGTCATCGGGGCCCGGGCGGTCATCAAGGCAGGCGTGACCATAGGCAAGGGAAGTGTCGTAGCCATGGGGGCTGTGGTGACCAAGGACGTGCCCCCTGGGGTGGTGGTTATGGGCGTCCCGGCGAAGGTCGCCTACACTAGGAAGGAGTTCGACGCTAGGATGAAGGCCTGGGAGTCAGGCGCCTGA
- a CDS encoding Gfo/Idh/MocA family oxidoreductase encodes MPRVGVVGTGGWGKNHVRVLSELQSLAAICDLNKESADQFSKSFHVPAYNSLGEMLKKEKLDAVTICTPASTHFAMASQTLAAGLHTFVEKPMTTTTKDGESLIEAAKKANRSLTVGFIERFNPPITELKKSISTGKMGELILLEFHRENKRGENIGDVGIVKDASVHDIDTARWLFAEEPKVVFARVGAFYDPIEHEDFATILLGFSGQKTAFLVTNWITPNRVRTLTAVFSGGVIDVDFVTQQQSIHQDNVTTVPKMTVQEPLMLEMKEFTRAIEEKRQPLVTGEDGLKTTRIAEAVLASSSSGTPIYLK; translated from the coding sequence ATGCCGAGGGTAGGAGTCGTCGGAACGGGCGGGTGGGGGAAGAACCATGTGAGGGTCCTCAGCGAGCTGCAGTCCCTGGCCGCAATCTGCGACCTGAACAAGGAAAGCGCTGACCAGTTCTCGAAGAGCTTCCACGTGCCGGCCTACAACTCGCTCGGTGAGATGTTGAAGAAGGAGAAGCTCGACGCGGTGACCATCTGCACCCCTGCGTCAACGCACTTCGCCATGGCGTCGCAGACTTTGGCCGCCGGGCTCCACACCTTCGTCGAGAAGCCCATGACCACGACGACCAAGGATGGAGAGAGCCTGATCGAGGCCGCGAAGAAGGCGAACAGGTCGCTGACCGTGGGATTCATCGAAAGGTTCAATCCCCCGATCACGGAACTCAAGAAGAGCATCTCTACGGGCAAGATGGGAGAGCTGATACTGCTGGAGTTCCACAGGGAGAACAAGAGGGGGGAGAACATAGGCGACGTGGGAATCGTCAAGGACGCGTCGGTGCACGACATAGACACGGCCCGGTGGCTCTTCGCGGAGGAACCGAAAGTGGTGTTTGCCAGGGTCGGGGCTTTCTACGACCCCATCGAGCACGAGGACTTCGCGACGATACTTCTGGGATTCTCGGGGCAGAAGACCGCGTTCCTGGTGACCAACTGGATCACGCCGAACAGGGTCAGGACGCTGACGGCGGTTTTCTCTGGAGGAGTGATCGACGTGGACTTCGTGACCCAGCAGCAGAGCATCCATCAGGATAACGTGACCACGGTGCCGAAGATGACCGTCCAGGAGCCGCTCATGCTCGAAATGAAGGAGTTCACGAGGGCGATCGAAGAGAAGAGACAGCCCCTCGTCACAGGCGAGGACGGTCTCAAGACCACGAGGATTGCCGAGGCAGTCCTGGCCTCGAGTTCGTCAGGGACCCCGATCTACCTGAAGTGA